Below is a genomic region from Chloroflexota bacterium.
GCGCCCAGCTCGGGACGGAGAATACGGCAAAATCTTATCCAGAAGGGGGCCATCTTGTTAGGGATGCCCCCCAGACCAGAGGAGCTCAGGGAGGCCATAAAAGATATAGAGCAAGAAATAAAGGTGCTGGAATTTGAAAAGGAGAGGCTAGAACGACTGCTTGAGAGGCCAATCGAAGAGCTCTAATCACTACAATG
It encodes:
- a CDS encoding YtxH domain-containing protein, which produces MFSQARTTMVFLIGVLIGLLTAPSSGRRIRQNLIQKGAILLGMPPRPEELREAIKDIEQEIKVLEFEKERLERLLERPIEEL